The Toxorhynchites rutilus septentrionalis strain SRP chromosome 3, ASM2978413v1, whole genome shotgun sequence genome includes a region encoding these proteins:
- the LOC129777184 gene encoding alpha-taxilin, whose amino-acid sequence MEVANNGDRHPAELKKQMREDKQREAKIQEQLTKQLNGLSLEEKFNLVYKRLVEAEKENKRLVTLHKQYERSMEASKKERENMILEHSKVSMTKTKLEQLCRELQKQNRMIKDESLAKIKEEEEKRKETQAKFQKSLNEIQVVMNENNDKNMQLKEDNMEMAKKFKFILEQYELRDQQMDKMNKQMDLVTQLNEAKLAKATMEASAEKEKFLAEKEIIITELTKVKRQLADLQMVEVNLREQVNMYSDKYGEFQDSLKKSHNIFVGYKGDMEKMSKKIKTLEKETCTWKSKWEKSNSALLDLMSEKQVRDEHIMKTARQLFQLQKLCRTLQNERTAYFGALKSNNIEVPEIVEVPCKMPEPEPLPVPAKKEDDRLEVMTKSCSALKDNLAALQGQLSAIQSQESGPASNDTSSDLSQSNRKKKDKKGKSSTVSQKPATEEIGTEENSINLSTSDSADSKGDESKTVSAEDIPTEDISDAPEKTTETSSTVAT is encoded by the exons ATGGAGGTTGCCAACAATGGAGATCGTCATCCGGCCGAACTGAAAAAGCAGATGCGCGAGGACAAACAGCGGGAGGCCAAAATCCAAGAACAG TTGACGAAACAGTTAAACGGGCTCTCATTAGAGGAGAAATTCAACCTGGTCTATAAGCGTCTGGTGGAGGCGGAAAAGGAAAACAAGCGACTGGTGACTCTGCACAAACAGTACGAGCGCAGCATGGAGGCCAGCAAGAAGGAGCGCGAGAATATGATTCTAGAGCACAGCAAGGTATCGATGACAAAGACCAAACTTGAGCAGTTGTGTCGGGAGCTACAGAAACAGAACCGTATGATCAAAGACGAGAGTCTGGCCAAAATCAAGGAGGAAGAGGAGAAGCGCAAGGAAACACAGGCGAAGTTCCAAAAATCGTTGAATGAAATCCAAGTGGTGATGAACGAGAACAATGATAAGAATATGCAGCTGAAGGAGGATAATATGGAAATGGCCAAAAA GTTCAAATTCATTTTAGAACAGTACGAGCTGAGGGATCAACAGATGGACAAGATGAATAAGCAAATGGATCTGGTTACGCAACTGAATGAGGCAAAACTGGCTAAAGCTACAATGGAAGCTTCAGCCGAAAAAGAGAAATTTTTGGC TGAAAAAGAAATCATCATAACAGAACTGACGAAAGTGAAGAGGCAGCTCGCCGATCTTCAAATGGTTGAGGTAAATCTCAGGGAGCAGGTTAACATGTACTCGGATAAATATGGCGAGTTCCAAGACTCGTTGAAGAAGAGTCACAATATATTTGTTGGTTACAAGGGAGATATGGAGAAG ATGTCGAAGAAAATCAAAACGTTGGAAAAGGAGACCTGTACATGGAAGTCAAAATGGGAGAAAAGCAACTCGGCGCTGCTGGATCTGATGTCCGAGAAGCAAGTGCGGGACGAGCACattatgaaaacagcacggcaACTGTTCCAACTGCAGAAGCTCTGTCGAACTCTTCAGAATGAGCGGACAGCCTACTTCGGGGCACTCAAGAGCAATAACATCGAAGTTCCGGAGATCGTTGAAGTTCCCTGTAAAATGCCCGAACCCGAACCACTACCCGTTCCGGCTAAAAAGGAAGATGATCGGCTAGAGGTAATGACCAAGAGTTGCTCGGCGCTGAAAGACAATCTAGCTGCACTGCAAGGGCAGTTGAGTGCAATCCAATCGCAGGAAAGCGGACCAGCCTCGAATGACACGAGCAGTGATCTGTCACAATCAAACAGGAAGAAGAAAGATAAAAAGGGGAAGAGCAGCACAGTGTCACAGAAGCCTGCGACCGAAGAAATCGGAACTGAAGAAAATTCTATCAATCTCTCCACAAGCGATTCGGCTGATTCAAAAGGAGACGAATCGAAGACTGTGTCTGCTGAAGATATTCCGACTGAGGACATATCCGATGCGCCAGAAAAAACGACTGAAACATCGTCTACCGTCgctacgtag